A stretch of DNA from Terriglobia bacterium:
GGCGCCGATTTGCACGTGCTTTCTCATTGTTGCGTTTGTTGTTCATTTTTCTTTATAATGAGCCGTAAGCGACGAAGTACAGGATGTTAACCACATGCCTTCATCAATCGTCCAGAAACTGCAGCAGGAAATTCAAGCCCTTGAACACGAACTGACCCACGAGTTGCCCCAGGAGTTGAAAAAGGCCCGCGCGCATGGAGACCTCAGCGAGAACGCCGAGTACATCATGGCCAAGCAGCGGCAGGACTTTGTTGGCGCCCGCCTCGCTCAGCTCAAGAAGCGCATGGCGGACCTCTCACTGGTCAACGTCAATAACATACCGAAGGACCGCATCGCCTTTGGCTCGCAGGTCGTTCTATATGACGTTGACAGGGAAGTCGAGATCAATTACCGGCTGGTGACAAGCGAGGAATCCGACGTCGGTAAGGGATGGATTTCCACCACCTCTCCGATCGGCAGGAGCCTGATGGGCAAGAAGGTTGGCGATGAAGTGAGCGTGAGCACTCCAAACGGGGTTCGCGAGTTCGAGATTCGTTCTGTCCTCACCATCCACGAGCAGAATTGAGAGGGCGGCTTCCGGCCTTAAATCGTAACGGCCGTAGAGCGCTAATCGCGACGTTTTAGGACAGGGGGTTTGTCATCCGTCGAGGTCTGGCCGCCGCTGGTGTCTGGCGGTTGGCCGGTTTTCGGTTCACGCCTCTCAAGAGTCGGCCGGTTACTGTTACTGGCCGATTCGATTTTCTTCATCCTGCCGAGAACGTCATTCAACCGCTCCTGGACGCTCTGAAATTCTGAATCTGACAGCAGGTATTCCGGAAGGGCCGGTAGAACGGTTTTGATCTCCTTTTCGGCATTAATAATGCGGTCCTGTGTTGGCGGATGATCCATAAAAACACCGGCGACGCTACCGGGAGTCCTTCTCCCCTCCTGAATAATTTTTGCGAACATGGAAAGATAGGCGTTCGGGTCATACCCTGCTTTCCACATATACTGCAACCCAAGAAAGTCCGCCTGCTGCTCGTCACTCCTGCTGAATTTGAGAAAAGCGAGCGGGACACCCAGGTTCATCGCTTCTGAAACCCCGATGTAGACGGGATAGGACATCGGCGTAAAGATCAGCGGAAGCATGGCGTACTGCAGCAGAGTCTGCTTGGTTGCATCTGAGGCCCAATGGCGGCACGCCACGTGGGCCGTCTCATGCGCCAGCACGCCGGCGAGCTCTGCTTCGCTCCCCGCTGCGTGCAGCAGGCCGGTATTGACATATATAATGCCGCCGGGAAGGGTAAACGCGTTGATTTCGGGCGAGTCAATCACTCTGACGGTGATGGGAATCTTGGCATCCGAACTCCGGGCGATGTTCTGCGCGACGCGGTTTACGTATTCCGTGATGACAGGGTCCTTGACGAGCTTAGCGGTGCGGTTAATTTGCTCAGCATATTTTAGTCCGATCGCAATTTCTTTCTGTTCTGAGATGATGCTGCGATGAGCAACATTCCTCTGTCCGATGCAATACACGTCGTCCATCTTGTTGCTGGCGTCCGAACAGGGCCGCACAGCCGCGGTATCCGCCGCGGACACGGAAATCACCCCACAGACGAGGAAAGCCGCCAATCCGAAGGAAACAAGACGCATTCTTCTGGTCGCTACCATCTGCCTTGGTCTACCCCTTTCTTGAGATGATCAATTGTCATTCAAGGTTATCTGGCAGATTTTCAGCCCGTTCCGGCGACCCCCGAGCAGTCCAGGGCCATTCGGTCCCTGGTCGCAGACTGGGTTAACCAGGGTGCGGGGCAAAGGTCAGGAGGAGCAAGACCATGCGTGAAGGTTTTGACGAAGGTGCGACTCCAAACCTGTGCAGCCTGCAAGGCCCAAAAGGCAGCGTTCTGCCTGGCAGACGGCCTTCGGAGTGTTCTCAGGGAACTGCGATCTTTTTCGCGATATCGTTAAAGATGTTGACAAGGCTCCGGAACACAGCGGTCACGGACTTGGGCAGGTACTGAGGAAGAGAGTTCAACATACTTTCAGCCCAACCGGTATTCCACCCATAGGACACAGCCCAGGCGTCGCGCTCGTTCCACACATTCCTCAGCTTGCCCCAGTAATGGTTCCGGGCGGTCATCATCCCGGACTCCAGGGTCGCGGCCTCGGCAGAGATCCTAAATTCCGGAGGCGGTTCGGCAGGCAGAGGACTTGCCGGCGAATAACGCGTTTGAATCCGCTGGACGGCCACGTCCCAGTAAGCGCGCGCAACAAGCCTCTCATGTTGCATTCTTTTCCGGTCCAGGTTCCGGTTGTGGTCGTAGAATGATGGCGGGGGATCAGCGGACAATCGCACAACCGGGCGCGTCGAGCGGGAAACAAACAGCCCGGCGAGAATCAGGACCAGCGCCCATTTCCACCAGCCCGACGGCTTCGACTTGGGACGCTCGATGAGGAGATAGTCGGCGGCAATGTCCAGGGAATTCGCGTGCTTCATTTGAGATGAATCTACACGCTATGCTCCACGATAAGCAATAGGCCGTCAGTTCCATTTACATCGAAGCGACGTTCAAAACCTGTAAATAACTTAGAGCCAAAAACTGCCACTCTTGAATTTTCCGCCACCGTGGTCAGCGTTGGCCTGGCCAATCGGCTAAGCGCCACGGCCACATACCCTTAGCGGCAGAGCGCCAGCACAAGCACCAAACTCATTGCTTCGATTTCACGCTCCATATTTACTCTTGATCCGAAGCGAAATTTCGCCGTTTGCTGAGTTACTCTCTTGCAAATTGGGCGGTGCTATTCAAAGGGCCAAACGCCCGCGCGGTGACAGTCCGGCGAAAACTTCATCCAATCTCTGTTCAGCTTGATAAGCTTATTAAAGCCTTAACTATTTGAAGAGAGAGGGGCCCATCATGAAAGCTATCGCCATTATTCCGGGAACCAAGGAAGCCAACATCATCCAGCGCCCCGAACCCAGGCTTGGCGCTCCAGACGAGATCAAGCTGAGAGTGCTGCGGGTTGGGATCTGCGGGACCGACCGCGAGGAAGCATCCGGCGGCAGGGCCGACGCGCCGCCCGGACAAAAAGATCTGGTGATCGGGCACGAAATGTTCGGACAGGTGGAGGAAGTCGGAACTCAGGTGCAATCCGTTCAGCCAGGTGACTTCGGGTGTTTTACAGTCCGGCGCGGCTGCGGCAACTGCGGGGCCTGTTTGAACAACCGCAGCGATATGTGCTCAACCGGAGACTATACGGAGCGCGGTATCAAGCAGCGCGACGGCTACGAAACCGAACTGGTCATCGACCAGTTACGATACTTTGTCAAGGTCCCCAGGGAGCAGGCGCCGCTAGGCGTCCTTTCAGAACCCACTTCCGTTGCCGAAAAGGCCATCGATGAAGCCCTCGCCGTGCAGACGGTCCGCATCCCTAACATCCCGGACGCCCAGAAATGGCTGCAAGGCAAACAGGTTCTGGTGGCCGGATTGGGCCCCGTGGGACTGCTGGCTGCCGTCGCGCTCAGGCTCCGGGGAGCCGAGGTGCTGGGACTCGATATCGTGGACGCCGACAGCTTGCGGCCCCGCATCCTTCAGCAACTGGGCGGCAGGTATGTTGATGGCCGCCAGACAAGGCCCTCGGCATTGGACGACGTCTACGGACAGATTGATATGATCTTCGAGGCCACCGGGATTGCCCGGGTGGAGTTTGACCTGCTCGGCGCCCTGGGTATCAACGGGGTTTATGTCTTGACAGGAATTCCGGGCGGAGATCGCCCCCTGCAACTTGATGGAGCGGTCCTGATGCGCCAGCTCGTGCTCCGCAACCAGGTGATGATTGGAAGCGTAAACGCCAGCCGAAAGCATTTTGAAATGGCGGTGGAGGACCTCGGGAAGGCTTATAAGACCTGGGGGAAAACCATGGAGCAAATCATCACCCATGTGGTGCCCTACGCGGACTTCGCCCAGGTGCTTGAAAAACATCCCGACAACGAAATCAAGGCCGTGGTGGAGTGGAGCAAACCGAATTGACTCGATGAGAGTGTGGGTTTTCAAAATCAATACGAAGCGTGGATGGCGGTTCGACCAGTATTTCCGGTCAAGGTCCCGCGGCATCTACCCCATGGGCGACGAAGGCTGGATCAAGAGCTCATCCAGCCTCCGCTACCTGCGAGAGGAGGTGAAACGCGGCGACCTGTTCCTCTGCTATGAGACCGACCACAAGGAGTTGCGAGGCGTGGCGCGCGCGGCTTCAAACGGGCGCGACGTCGGAATGGGATCGCTGATCGACTTCTGCCCGCCGGCCCGGGCCGTGCGCCTCCGGAACCCTCTCAAGCGCCGCCCCGATCTCGACCATATCCTGGCGTTCACGCCGCATCGCGGCCGAGGCACCGTGCAAAAAATTGATCGCGATGAGTTCGCGCGCCTGAAGCGAATCATGTTGAGCAGGAATCCCGCCCAGGCTCGCGATCTGCGCCGCATTCTGGCGTAATTTGCGAGCGCCCGATCGACGGCTATCTTCTGTCAGAACGCGACGAGCATCAGACGGCGGACAAGTGGGAGGCCGTCCTGCAGCTTCCAGCAACGCAGTGGAAAGCCGCTGCAAGTCTCGAGTGCAAACCGAGCATCGGGCCTTTCTGCGCCAGACTCCCTGAGATGCGCAAGTTTCAGACCCTGAGCATCGCTGACCCTCGAACCTACGAATGCGCTACGGGCTGCGACACCGGCGCCGCGGCGGGCGCTGGAGGGCTCACATCTCGCTGCTCAGGCCCCAAAGGCATCACGATCCAGGCAACGATGTAGGCAACGAGACCACCGCCTCCCAGGAACAGCGCTGCCAGCCAGATCAGGCGCACGAGTGTCGGATCAACGTCCAGGTACTCGGCGAACCCGCCGCAGACGCCCGCAATCTTCTGGTCCGTGCGCGAGCGCATGAGTTTCCTCGCCGGCCTCACGGGCGGATGCATTTCGGTGCCGCACTGAGAGCAGAAATTGACTGCCAGGGAATATTCTTTTCCACATTTCGGGCAAAACATGGCAACTCCTCCGTTTTTTCGTGGGGACCCAACCTTCATTTAATTATACGCGCTTGGCGCGTGGGAAGTTCCCGTGGGAACGACCGCCCTCATCGAGGCTAAGGCTCCCCACCAAAGAACAAAAACCAGACCGCTTCCTATGCCGCGGTGATTTCAGGTAAGATGCTGATGATTGGCCCACGCCGGGCCTCCTTCCTTGAAATGGGCGCATAGGCGAATGCCAGTTGGATCGCCAGATCGGACCACGGAGACTGCACGATGGATTGGAGATACCAGCGGCTGCCACGGGTTTTTGCCCGGTCCAGGTCTATGCGCCGCAGGGTCGCGTACAGTCTCGGCATCGTCCGTCTGATTCTGGTTCCCGTCCTCCTGCTGGCCGTCTATTACCTGTTCAGAATGGGCTGGATTGTGGATCGCATTGTGAGCGTGGACGCCTCGGTTGCCATGCAGGCGGAGCGCGCTTCTATTGTGATGCTCGACGCGCAGCAGAGCCAGCGGAACTACTTCCTGCTCCACGATCAGCAAGACCTCAAAGCCAGCCAGCAAACCGTTGAGAACCTCCGCAAGATGATCCAGCGGCTTGGCAAGATACAGGCCCAGGAAGCTCCCTCGATCAAAAAGATGCTGGCCGATCTGGAAGCCTACCAGCAGGGACTGGGCAAGGCATCCGAACGCATCAGCGAAGCTGGCCAGCCCAGGATTGACCGGCTTCGCAGCGCCGTATCAGCCTACGAGCAGGATTTGAACGACATCCTCCATGGGGCGCGCCAGCAAAGCAGGGCCGCTCTGGTTCGGCAGTTGCACGACCGCACCAGCCTGTTTGACTCCGAGATCGCAGCCGCAGGAAGCGAGGACCCCGTCCTGCTGTCCATCTCAGTGGACCTGCAGAATTCAGCGCAGTCGTTTCTGACCGGTGCGGCGGGGCTGGAGCGGCGAAGCTGGAACCGGGTCGAGCGGGACCACGACGACGCCCGCGACCTGATGCGCCGCGCCGAATGGGTCCTGGGCAGCGTCTCCCTGCTGGTTTTGCTGATCAGCATCTGGGTCAGTTACGTCCTCCCCAAGGAAGTGGTGCAGCCGTTGCACGACCTCAAAGCGGCGGTGGACCACGCCGCAGCCGGCAACTACGAAATTGAATTCGACGTGCAGGGGAAAGGCGAGGTCGCCGAACTCGCCAACAGCGTCCGAAACCTGATTGCCCACGTCCGCGAGAAGAAGATCGATCAGGACATTTCCTCCTGACGCCGGCTTCCGGCAATCGAAACGCTCTGGATGCGCCCTGCAAAACTTGATAGATTATCTGGTGAAAGGAGAACATTCCACATGAAGGGAAACGCAGCCGTTATCGACGCTCTCCAAAAGGCTTTAAGCGAAGAGTTGATGGCCATCAGCCAGTACTTTCTCCACGGCGAGATGCAGAGCAACTGGGGGTACAAACACCTCTATGCCGAAATCAAGAAGCAGGCGATCGGCGAAATGAAACACGCCGAAGCCCTCATCGAGCGCATCATCTTCCTCGAAGGGATCCCCAACCTGAATGACTTCCCGAAACTCCGGGTCGGAAAGACCGTCCAACAGCAGCTCCAGAACGATCTGGTGCTCGAAAAAGAAGCCGTTGTGGAATACAACAAGTACATCGCGCTCGCTCGCAAGGAAGGTGATAACACCTCAGCCGATCTCTTCGAGGCCCTCCTTAAAGACGAGGAAGACCACGTCGATTTCCTCGAAGCCCAGCTCGACTTGATCGAACAAGTGGGCCTGCAAAATTACCTCAGCCAGCAATTGCATGGCTGATCGCTCCATCGGCAAAGGTCGACGGGGCTTCCCAATTGAAATCAAGCAGCTCGATCTTGAATCGTAGGGCCCCCTCAGGCCCTGTGGTGCTTCTGACCTGAATTGGCAACTCAATACCGCTTAGTGATTGCAGCATTAGCGGGAAGCACGGCTAATAGCAAATCTCATGCCGCAACAACCCTATCAGGTGTTTAAGATCCAGCAAGAATGGGTTTTGGAGCCCGAGGCCCTGGGCAGCAAAGAGAAGTTTTGGTATCAGGAGAACGACAAGGGATCGGAGTGGCTCTTCAAGTACCCCCAAGAAAACACTGGTCAACATTGGGCAGAAAAGATCGCAGCGGAGGTAGCGGCTAGCCTGGGAATTCTTCATGCCCGGGTTGAGTTGGCTGCCTTCGGGGATTCACACGGATCCGCTACCGAGTCGTTCACGCGCCGCGGTCGGAGTCTTTTTCATGGCAATCAGATTCTGGCAGGTAGGGTCCTAGGGTACGACCCGGATAAAGCATTCCGGCAGTCTGACCACACACTGACGAATATCTTCGCGGCAATCGACAGCGCTTTCGTTACTCAGTGGAGCGCACGCAAGGCGAAGATGCTATTCGCCGGATACCTCGTATTCGATGCCCTGATCGGGAACACTGATCGTCACCATGAAAACTGGGGCGTTCTGATCAAACAAGTGGGGAACCAATGGGCAGG
This window harbors:
- the greA gene encoding transcription elongation factor GreA; the protein is MPSSIVQKLQQEIQALEHELTHELPQELKKARAHGDLSENAEYIMAKQRQDFVGARLAQLKKRMADLSLVNVNNIPKDRIAFGSQVVLYDVDREVEINYRLVTSEESDVGKGWISTTSPIGRSLMGKKVGDEVSVSTPNGVREFEIRSVLTIHEQN
- a CDS encoding M48 family metallopeptidase gives rise to the protein MRLVSFGLAAFLVCGVISVSAADTAAVRPCSDASNKMDDVYCIGQRNVAHRSIISEQKEIAIGLKYAEQINRTAKLVKDPVITEYVNRVAQNIARSSDAKIPITVRVIDSPEINAFTLPGGIIYVNTGLLHAAGSEAELAGVLAHETAHVACRHWASDATKQTLLQYAMLPLIFTPMSYPVYIGVSEAMNLGVPLAFLKFSRSDEQQADFLGLQYMWKAGYDPNAYLSMFAKIIQEGRRTPGSVAGVFMDHPPTQDRIINAEKEIKTVLPALPEYLLSDSEFQSVQERLNDVLGRMKKIESASNSNRPTLERREPKTGQPPDTSGGQTSTDDKPPVLKRRD
- a CDS encoding glucose 1-dehydrogenase, translated to MKAIAIIPGTKEANIIQRPEPRLGAPDEIKLRVLRVGICGTDREEASGGRADAPPGQKDLVIGHEMFGQVEEVGTQVQSVQPGDFGCFTVRRGCGNCGACLNNRSDMCSTGDYTERGIKQRDGYETELVIDQLRYFVKVPREQAPLGVLSEPTSVAEKAIDEALAVQTVRIPNIPDAQKWLQGKQVLVAGLGPVGLLAAVALRLRGAEVLGLDIVDADSLRPRILQQLGGRYVDGRQTRPSALDDVYGQIDMIFEATGIARVEFDLLGALGINGVYVLTGIPGGDRPLQLDGAVLMRQLVLRNQVMIGSVNASRKHFEMAVEDLGKAYKTWGKTMEQIITHVVPYADFAQVLEKHPDNEIKAVVEWSKPN
- a CDS encoding PspC domain-containing protein, with the translated sequence MRSRTDQKIAGVCGGFAEYLDVDPTLVRLIWLAALFLGGGGLVAYIVAWIVMPLGPEQRDVSPPAPAAAPVSQPVAHS
- a CDS encoding HAMP domain-containing protein, with the protein product MDWRYQRLPRVFARSRSMRRRVAYSLGIVRLILVPVLLLAVYYLFRMGWIVDRIVSVDASVAMQAERASIVMLDAQQSQRNYFLLHDQQDLKASQQTVENLRKMIQRLGKIQAQEAPSIKKMLADLEAYQQGLGKASERISEAGQPRIDRLRSAVSAYEQDLNDILHGARQQSRAALVRQLHDRTSLFDSEIAAAGSEDPVLLSISVDLQNSAQSFLTGAAGLERRSWNRVERDHDDARDLMRRAEWVLGSVSLLVLLISIWVSYVLPKEVVQPLHDLKAAVDHAAAGNYEIEFDVQGKGEVAELANSVRNLIAHVREKKIDQDISS
- the bfr gene encoding bacterioferritin, with product MKGNAAVIDALQKALSEELMAISQYFLHGEMQSNWGYKHLYAEIKKQAIGEMKHAEALIERIIFLEGIPNLNDFPKLRVGKTVQQQLQNDLVLEKEAVVEYNKYIALARKEGDNTSADLFEALLKDEEDHVDFLEAQLDLIEQVGLQNYLSQQLHG
- a CDS encoding HipA domain-containing protein, giving the protein MPQQPYQVFKIQQEWVLEPEALGSKEKFWYQENDKGSEWLFKYPQENTGQHWAEKIAAEVAASLGILHARVELAAFGDSHGSATESFTRRGRSLFHGNQILAGRVLGYDPDKAFRQSDHTLTNIFAAIDSAFVTQWSARKAKMLFAGYLVFDALIGNTDRHHENWGVLIKQVGNQWAGILAPTFDHASSLGRELGDSADGPCRERFLREKRVGAYSEKAHGGIFWDNSDRRGTSPLELARR